The following proteins are co-located in the Takifugu flavidus isolate HTHZ2018 chromosome 16, ASM371156v2, whole genome shotgun sequence genome:
- the ganc gene encoding neutral alpha-glucosidase C isoform X3: MAVRTEKFKRSEHVAFYRRSSRGPNMQHRALLDTLVLTESGARLELLEPDTQTLLLLSLSASNNGSVGIVIDELHPIKARYRVPDVIVGAAACEQLRVQQQSDDSVTLSWSSGPHALRVWRFPFRLEILWRGDVMVTFNSRGKLWFEPLQHPHRVGPQVAADQTGPPWTETFQGFVDVQANGPSSVGADFCFHGFSHVYGVPEHADDLRLRDTRHGEPYRLYNLDTFAYDLHSRLGLYGSVPLLLAHKPGRTLGVLWLNASETFLDVGYSSSEHQDEAAPPAKRRSVEPWTDVRWVSEGGVIDCRVLLGPGPHQLFSQYAHLTGYQALPPLFALGYHQCRYSYEDQADVKAVDAGFDEHDIPYDVIWLDIDHTDQKRYFTWDPALFPEPVLLQRHLEAKKRKVGFILVTGFSCCQTLNLQVLLLQLVVISDPHIKVDPEWWLYRQARDQGHFIKTRDGRIFQGSCWSGECSYLDFSRPHTRAWYSRCFGLDKYEGSTPSLFVWIDMNEPSVFDGPEQTMPKDAVHYGGWEHRELHNLYGFYQHMATTEGLITRSGGVARPFVLSRSFFAGSQRFGAIWTGDSCASWDYLKITVPMLLSLSMAGISFCGADVGGFMKDPEPELLVRWYQAAALQPFFRGHSSKCAKRREPWLFGEEVTGAIRTAIRQRYCLLPYWYTLFHHSHTSGVPPLRPLWVEFQKEQSTFAVDNQYMIGGALLACPVTDPGVQEVKVLLPGPGEVWYDVHSTKTYRGGTTVRFPVTLDTVPLFQRGGSVVCRWVGRGSCTADFQQLPLSITVALSAQGAADGEVYMDDGHSFSYRDRKAFCLRSFRMQSGRLTCCAMTLIEKLGWGIFQCHWSKFCFKRRRCSSSCRQMGETDACMCTSHQRELTTNS, from the exons ATGGCCGTTAG AACTGAGAAGTTCAAGAGAAGTGAACATGTTGCTTTCTACAG GCGAAGCTCCCGGGGCCCGAACATGCAGCACCGGGCCCTTTTGGACACCTTGGTGCTCACAGAGAGCGGGGCTCGGTTGGAACTGCTGGAACctgacacacag ACGCTGCTGCTTCTTTCTCTGTCGGCTTCCAACAATGGCTCCGTGGGGATCGTGATAGATGAGCTCCATCCCATCAAAGCCCGCTACAGAGTTCCAGATGTGATCGTCGGGGCAGCGGCGTGTGAACA ACTGCGTGTGCAGCAACAATCGGACGACTCCGTCACCCTTTCTTGGTCCTCGGGACCGCACGCGCTTCGTGTGTGGCGTTTCCCGTTTCGCCTGGAGATCCTGTGGCGAGGTGACGTCATGGTTACGTTCAACTCCAGAGGAAAACTGTGGTTCGAGCCTCTGCAGCATCCACACAG GGTGGGTCCCCAGGTGGCAGCAGACCAGACGGGTCCACCATGGACAGAGACCTTCCAGGGGTTTGTGGACGTCCAAGCTAATG GTCCCAGCAGCGTCGGGGCAGACTTCTGCTTTCACGGCTTCAGTCACGTGTACGGCGTCCCGGAGCACGCCGATGACCTGCGGCTCAGAGACACCAG ACACGGGGAGCCCTATCGTCTTTATAACCTGGACACCTTCGCCTATGACCTGCACAGCCGCCTGGGCCTGTACGGGTccgtgccgctgctgctggcccACAAGCCCGGCAGAACTCTGGGCGTCCTCTGGCTGAACGCCTCGGAAACCTTCCTGGATGTTGGTTACAGCTCATCTGAGCATCAG GATGAAGCTGCACCTCCAGCGAAGAGGAGGAGCGTGGAGCCTTGGACTGACGTCCGCTGGGTGTCGGAAGGTGGCGTCATCGactgcagggttctgctgggGCCCGGCCCGCACCAGCTCTTCTCCCAGTACGCTCATCTTACAG GGTACCAGGCCCTGCCCCCCCTGTTCGCGCTGGGGTACCATCAGTGCCGCTACAGCTACGAGGACCAAGCCGACGTGAAAGCCGTGGATGCTGGATTTGACGAGCACGACATCCCGTACGACGTCATCTGGCTCGACATCGACCACACGGACCAGAAGAGGTATTTCACCTGGGACCCTGCGCTTTTCCCGGAGCcggtgctgctgcagcgccACCTAGAGGCCAAGAAGAGGAAGGTCGGTTTCATCCTGGTCACTGGGTTTTCCTGCTGTCAAACACTGAACCTGCAGGTGCTTTTGCTTCAGCTGGTGGTTATTAGTGACCCTCACATCAAGGTGGACCCGGAGTGGTGGCTGTACCGGCAGGCCCGAGACCAGGGCCATTTCATCAAGACCCGGGACGGGCGGATCTTTCAGGGCTCCTGCTGGTCTG GTGAGTGCTCTTACCTGGACTTCAGCCGTCCACACACCCGTGCGTGGTACTCCAGGTGCTTTGGCCTTGATAAGTACGAG GGATCGACACCATCTTTATTCGTGTGGATCGACATGAACGAACCGTCTGTCTTTGACGGGCCCGAGCAGACCATGCCCAAAGATGCAGTGCATTATGGGGGCTGGGAACACCGGGAATTACACAACCTGTACGGTTTCTACCAG CACATGGCCACGACGGAGGGTCTGATAACGCGCTCAGGAGGCGTGGCCAGACCGTTCGTGCTCTCCCGCTCCTTCTTTGCTGGATCACAGAGATTTG GAGCGATATGGACGGGCGACAGCTGTGCCAGCTGGGATTATCTGAAGATCACCGTTCCAATGCTTTTGTCTCTAAGCATGGCGGGAATATCATTTTGTGGAG CCGACGTCGGCGGCTTCATGAAGGATCCGGAACCAGAGCTGCTGGTGCGCTGGTACCAGGCAGCCGCCCTGCAGCCTTTCTTCCGCGGTCACTCCTCAAAGTGTGCGAAGCGTCGGGAGCCGTGGCTGTTTGGGGAAGAGGTCACCGGTGCGATCCGCACCGCCATTCGGCAGAG GTACTGTTTGCTGCCGTACTGGTACACCCTGTTCCACCACTCTCACACATCAGGTGTGCCTCCACTCAG GCCTCTGTGGGTGGAGTTCCAGAAAGAACAGAGCACCTTTGCTGTGGACAACCAGTATATGATAG GTGGAGCCCTGCTGGCATGTCCTGTCACTGATCCCGGGGTTCAAGAAGTTAAAGTCCTACTTCCTGGACCAGGAGAG GTCTGGTATGATGTCCACTCCACAAAGACGTATAGAGGAGGCACAACTGTGAGGTTTCCAGTCACGCTGGACACA GTTCCCCTGTTCCAGCGCGGCGGCTCAGTGGTCTGCAGGTGGGTGGGACGTGGCTCCTGTACCGCTgacttccagcagcttcctctctCCATCACTGTGGCCCTCAGCGCTCAG GGTGCAGCCGATGGCGAGGTGTACATGGATGACGGTCACTCCTTCAGTTACCGTGACAGAAAGGCCTTCTGCCTGCGCAGCTTCAGAATGCAGTCGGGCCGCCTCACCTGCTG TGCAATGACTCTAATAGAAAAACTGGGGTGGGGCATTTTTCAATGTCACTGGAGTAAATTCTGTTTTAAGCGTCGTCGGTGTAGTTCCTCGTGTCGCCAGATGGGGGAGACAGATGCTTGCATGTGCACGTCCCACCAGCGTGAATTAACAACAAACTCCTGA
- the ganc gene encoding neutral alpha-glucosidase C isoform X2 — MAVRRSSRGPNMQHRALLDTLVLTESGARLELLEPDTQTLLLLSLSASNNGSVGIVIDELHPIKARYRVPDVIVGAAACEQLRVQQQSDDSVTLSWSSGPHALRVWRFPFRLEILWRGDVMVTFNSRGKLWFEPLQHPHRVGPQVAADQTGPPWTETFQGFVDVQANGPSSVGADFCFHGFSHVYGVPEHADDLRLRDTRHGEPYRLYNLDTFAYDLHSRLGLYGSVPLLLAHKPGRTLGVLWLNASETFLDVGYSSSEHQDEAAPPAKRRSVEPWTDVRWVSEGGVIDCRVLLGPGPHQLFSQYAHLTGYQALPPLFALGYHQCRYSYEDQADVKAVDAGFDEHDIPYDVIWLDIDHTDQKRYFTWDPALFPEPVLLQRHLEAKKRKVGFILVTGFSCCQTLNLQVLLLQLVVISDPHIKVDPEWWLYRQARDQGHFIKTRDGRIFQGSCWSGECSYLDFSRPHTRAWYSRCFGLDKYEGSTPSLFVWIDMNEPSVFDGPEQTMPKDAVHYGGWEHRELHNLYGFYQHMATTEGLITRSGGVARPFVLSRSFFAGSQRFGAIWTGDSCASWDYLKITVPMLLSLSMAGISFCGADVGGFMKDPEPELLVRWYQAAALQPFFRGHSSKCAKRREPWLFGEEVTGAIRTAIRQRYCLLPYWYTLFHHSHTSGVPPLRPLWVEFQKEQSTFAVDNQYMIGGALLACPVTDPGVQEVKVLLPGPGEVWYDVHSTKTYRGGTTVRFPVTLDTVPLFQRGGSVVCRWVGRGSCTADFQQLPLSITVALSAQGAADGEVYMDDGHSFSYRDRKAFCLRSFRMQSGRLTCCSGSDEGTFDCDTVIQSVTVLGMERSPSAVAVQVSGGKAATVDFQYTETCCMVAVTGLKLRATLDWEIQML, encoded by the exons ATGGCCGTTAG GCGAAGCTCCCGGGGCCCGAACATGCAGCACCGGGCCCTTTTGGACACCTTGGTGCTCACAGAGAGCGGGGCTCGGTTGGAACTGCTGGAACctgacacacag ACGCTGCTGCTTCTTTCTCTGTCGGCTTCCAACAATGGCTCCGTGGGGATCGTGATAGATGAGCTCCATCCCATCAAAGCCCGCTACAGAGTTCCAGATGTGATCGTCGGGGCAGCGGCGTGTGAACA ACTGCGTGTGCAGCAACAATCGGACGACTCCGTCACCCTTTCTTGGTCCTCGGGACCGCACGCGCTTCGTGTGTGGCGTTTCCCGTTTCGCCTGGAGATCCTGTGGCGAGGTGACGTCATGGTTACGTTCAACTCCAGAGGAAAACTGTGGTTCGAGCCTCTGCAGCATCCACACAG GGTGGGTCCCCAGGTGGCAGCAGACCAGACGGGTCCACCATGGACAGAGACCTTCCAGGGGTTTGTGGACGTCCAAGCTAATG GTCCCAGCAGCGTCGGGGCAGACTTCTGCTTTCACGGCTTCAGTCACGTGTACGGCGTCCCGGAGCACGCCGATGACCTGCGGCTCAGAGACACCAG ACACGGGGAGCCCTATCGTCTTTATAACCTGGACACCTTCGCCTATGACCTGCACAGCCGCCTGGGCCTGTACGGGTccgtgccgctgctgctggcccACAAGCCCGGCAGAACTCTGGGCGTCCTCTGGCTGAACGCCTCGGAAACCTTCCTGGATGTTGGTTACAGCTCATCTGAGCATCAG GATGAAGCTGCACCTCCAGCGAAGAGGAGGAGCGTGGAGCCTTGGACTGACGTCCGCTGGGTGTCGGAAGGTGGCGTCATCGactgcagggttctgctgggGCCCGGCCCGCACCAGCTCTTCTCCCAGTACGCTCATCTTACAG GGTACCAGGCCCTGCCCCCCCTGTTCGCGCTGGGGTACCATCAGTGCCGCTACAGCTACGAGGACCAAGCCGACGTGAAAGCCGTGGATGCTGGATTTGACGAGCACGACATCCCGTACGACGTCATCTGGCTCGACATCGACCACACGGACCAGAAGAGGTATTTCACCTGGGACCCTGCGCTTTTCCCGGAGCcggtgctgctgcagcgccACCTAGAGGCCAAGAAGAGGAAGGTCGGTTTCATCCTGGTCACTGGGTTTTCCTGCTGTCAAACACTGAACCTGCAGGTGCTTTTGCTTCAGCTGGTGGTTATTAGTGACCCTCACATCAAGGTGGACCCGGAGTGGTGGCTGTACCGGCAGGCCCGAGACCAGGGCCATTTCATCAAGACCCGGGACGGGCGGATCTTTCAGGGCTCCTGCTGGTCTG GTGAGTGCTCTTACCTGGACTTCAGCCGTCCACACACCCGTGCGTGGTACTCCAGGTGCTTTGGCCTTGATAAGTACGAG GGATCGACACCATCTTTATTCGTGTGGATCGACATGAACGAACCGTCTGTCTTTGACGGGCCCGAGCAGACCATGCCCAAAGATGCAGTGCATTATGGGGGCTGGGAACACCGGGAATTACACAACCTGTACGGTTTCTACCAG CACATGGCCACGACGGAGGGTCTGATAACGCGCTCAGGAGGCGTGGCCAGACCGTTCGTGCTCTCCCGCTCCTTCTTTGCTGGATCACAGAGATTTG GAGCGATATGGACGGGCGACAGCTGTGCCAGCTGGGATTATCTGAAGATCACCGTTCCAATGCTTTTGTCTCTAAGCATGGCGGGAATATCATTTTGTGGAG CCGACGTCGGCGGCTTCATGAAGGATCCGGAACCAGAGCTGCTGGTGCGCTGGTACCAGGCAGCCGCCCTGCAGCCTTTCTTCCGCGGTCACTCCTCAAAGTGTGCGAAGCGTCGGGAGCCGTGGCTGTTTGGGGAAGAGGTCACCGGTGCGATCCGCACCGCCATTCGGCAGAG GTACTGTTTGCTGCCGTACTGGTACACCCTGTTCCACCACTCTCACACATCAGGTGTGCCTCCACTCAG GCCTCTGTGGGTGGAGTTCCAGAAAGAACAGAGCACCTTTGCTGTGGACAACCAGTATATGATAG GTGGAGCCCTGCTGGCATGTCCTGTCACTGATCCCGGGGTTCAAGAAGTTAAAGTCCTACTTCCTGGACCAGGAGAG GTCTGGTATGATGTCCACTCCACAAAGACGTATAGAGGAGGCACAACTGTGAGGTTTCCAGTCACGCTGGACACA GTTCCCCTGTTCCAGCGCGGCGGCTCAGTGGTCTGCAGGTGGGTGGGACGTGGCTCCTGTACCGCTgacttccagcagcttcctctctCCATCACTGTGGCCCTCAGCGCTCAG GGTGCAGCCGATGGCGAGGTGTACATGGATGACGGTCACTCCTTCAGTTACCGTGACAGAAAGGCCTTCTGCCTGCGCAGCTTCAGAATGCAGTCGGGCCGCCTCACCTGCTG TTCTGGCAGTGATGAGGGAACCTTTGATTGTGACACTGTGATACAGTCGGTCACCGTCCTGGGGATGGAGCGCAGCCCATCCGCTGTGGCCGTGCAGGTGTCGG GTGGTAAAGCTGCAACTGTGGACTTTCAGTACACGGAGACGTGCTGCATGGTGGCCGTGACCGGCCTGAAGCTCAGAGCCACGCTGGACTGGGAGATACAGATGCTGTAG
- the ganc gene encoding neutral alpha-glucosidase C isoform X4, with amino-acid sequence MAVRTEKFKRSEHVAFYRRSSRGPNMQHRALLDTLVLTESGARLELLEPDTQTLLLLSLSASNNGSVGIVIDELHPIKARYRVPDVIVGAAACEQLRVQQQSDDSVTLSWSSGPHALRVWRFPFRLEILWRGDVMVTFNSRGKLWFEPLQHPHRVGPQVAADQTGPPWTETFQGFVDVQANGPSSVGADFCFHGFSHVYGVPEHADDLRLRDTRHGEPYRLYNLDTFAYDLHSRLGLYGSVPLLLAHKPGRTLGVLWLNASETFLDVGYSSSEHQDEAAPPAKRRSVEPWTDVRWVSEGGVIDCRVLLGPGPHQLFSQYAHLTGYQALPPLFALGYHQCRYSYEDQADVKAVDAGFDEHDIPYDVIWLDIDHTDQKRYFTWDPALFPEPVLLQRHLEAKKRKLVVISDPHIKVDPEWWLYRQARDQGHFIKTRDGRIFQGSCWSGECSYLDFSRPHTRAWYSRCFGLDKYEGSTPSLFVWIDMNEPSVFDGPEQTMPKDAVHYGGWEHRELHNLYGFYQHMATTEGLITRSGGVARPFVLSRSFFAGSQRFGAIWTGDSCASWDYLKITVPMLLSLSMAGISFCGADVGGFMKDPEPELLVRWYQAAALQPFFRGHSSKCAKRREPWLFGEEVTGAIRTAIRQRYCLLPYWYTLFHHSHTSGVPPLRPLWVEFQKEQSTFAVDNQYMIGGALLACPVTDPGVQEVKVLLPGPGEVWYDVHSTKTYRGGTTVRFPVTLDTVPLFQRGGSVVCRWVGRGSCTADFQQLPLSITVALSAQGAADGEVYMDDGHSFSYRDRKAFCLRSFRMQSGRLTCCSGSDEGTFDCDTVIQSVTVLGMERSPSAVAVQVSGGKAATVDFQYTETCCMVAVTGLKLRATLDWEIQML; translated from the exons ATGGCCGTTAG AACTGAGAAGTTCAAGAGAAGTGAACATGTTGCTTTCTACAG GCGAAGCTCCCGGGGCCCGAACATGCAGCACCGGGCCCTTTTGGACACCTTGGTGCTCACAGAGAGCGGGGCTCGGTTGGAACTGCTGGAACctgacacacag ACGCTGCTGCTTCTTTCTCTGTCGGCTTCCAACAATGGCTCCGTGGGGATCGTGATAGATGAGCTCCATCCCATCAAAGCCCGCTACAGAGTTCCAGATGTGATCGTCGGGGCAGCGGCGTGTGAACA ACTGCGTGTGCAGCAACAATCGGACGACTCCGTCACCCTTTCTTGGTCCTCGGGACCGCACGCGCTTCGTGTGTGGCGTTTCCCGTTTCGCCTGGAGATCCTGTGGCGAGGTGACGTCATGGTTACGTTCAACTCCAGAGGAAAACTGTGGTTCGAGCCTCTGCAGCATCCACACAG GGTGGGTCCCCAGGTGGCAGCAGACCAGACGGGTCCACCATGGACAGAGACCTTCCAGGGGTTTGTGGACGTCCAAGCTAATG GTCCCAGCAGCGTCGGGGCAGACTTCTGCTTTCACGGCTTCAGTCACGTGTACGGCGTCCCGGAGCACGCCGATGACCTGCGGCTCAGAGACACCAG ACACGGGGAGCCCTATCGTCTTTATAACCTGGACACCTTCGCCTATGACCTGCACAGCCGCCTGGGCCTGTACGGGTccgtgccgctgctgctggcccACAAGCCCGGCAGAACTCTGGGCGTCCTCTGGCTGAACGCCTCGGAAACCTTCCTGGATGTTGGTTACAGCTCATCTGAGCATCAG GATGAAGCTGCACCTCCAGCGAAGAGGAGGAGCGTGGAGCCTTGGACTGACGTCCGCTGGGTGTCGGAAGGTGGCGTCATCGactgcagggttctgctgggGCCCGGCCCGCACCAGCTCTTCTCCCAGTACGCTCATCTTACAG GGTACCAGGCCCTGCCCCCCCTGTTCGCGCTGGGGTACCATCAGTGCCGCTACAGCTACGAGGACCAAGCCGACGTGAAAGCCGTGGATGCTGGATTTGACGAGCACGACATCCCGTACGACGTCATCTGGCTCGACATCGACCACACGGACCAGAAGAGGTATTTCACCTGGGACCCTGCGCTTTTCCCGGAGCcggtgctgctgcagcgccACCTAGAGGCCAAGAAGAGGAAG CTGGTGGTTATTAGTGACCCTCACATCAAGGTGGACCCGGAGTGGTGGCTGTACCGGCAGGCCCGAGACCAGGGCCATTTCATCAAGACCCGGGACGGGCGGATCTTTCAGGGCTCCTGCTGGTCTG GTGAGTGCTCTTACCTGGACTTCAGCCGTCCACACACCCGTGCGTGGTACTCCAGGTGCTTTGGCCTTGATAAGTACGAG GGATCGACACCATCTTTATTCGTGTGGATCGACATGAACGAACCGTCTGTCTTTGACGGGCCCGAGCAGACCATGCCCAAAGATGCAGTGCATTATGGGGGCTGGGAACACCGGGAATTACACAACCTGTACGGTTTCTACCAG CACATGGCCACGACGGAGGGTCTGATAACGCGCTCAGGAGGCGTGGCCAGACCGTTCGTGCTCTCCCGCTCCTTCTTTGCTGGATCACAGAGATTTG GAGCGATATGGACGGGCGACAGCTGTGCCAGCTGGGATTATCTGAAGATCACCGTTCCAATGCTTTTGTCTCTAAGCATGGCGGGAATATCATTTTGTGGAG CCGACGTCGGCGGCTTCATGAAGGATCCGGAACCAGAGCTGCTGGTGCGCTGGTACCAGGCAGCCGCCCTGCAGCCTTTCTTCCGCGGTCACTCCTCAAAGTGTGCGAAGCGTCGGGAGCCGTGGCTGTTTGGGGAAGAGGTCACCGGTGCGATCCGCACCGCCATTCGGCAGAG GTACTGTTTGCTGCCGTACTGGTACACCCTGTTCCACCACTCTCACACATCAGGTGTGCCTCCACTCAG GCCTCTGTGGGTGGAGTTCCAGAAAGAACAGAGCACCTTTGCTGTGGACAACCAGTATATGATAG GTGGAGCCCTGCTGGCATGTCCTGTCACTGATCCCGGGGTTCAAGAAGTTAAAGTCCTACTTCCTGGACCAGGAGAG GTCTGGTATGATGTCCACTCCACAAAGACGTATAGAGGAGGCACAACTGTGAGGTTTCCAGTCACGCTGGACACA GTTCCCCTGTTCCAGCGCGGCGGCTCAGTGGTCTGCAGGTGGGTGGGACGTGGCTCCTGTACCGCTgacttccagcagcttcctctctCCATCACTGTGGCCCTCAGCGCTCAG GGTGCAGCCGATGGCGAGGTGTACATGGATGACGGTCACTCCTTCAGTTACCGTGACAGAAAGGCCTTCTGCCTGCGCAGCTTCAGAATGCAGTCGGGCCGCCTCACCTGCTG TTCTGGCAGTGATGAGGGAACCTTTGATTGTGACACTGTGATACAGTCGGTCACCGTCCTGGGGATGGAGCGCAGCCCATCCGCTGTGGCCGTGCAGGTGTCGG GTGGTAAAGCTGCAACTGTGGACTTTCAGTACACGGAGACGTGCTGCATGGTGGCCGTGACCGGCCTGAAGCTCAGAGCCACGCTGGACTGGGAGATACAGATGCTGTAG
- the ganc gene encoding neutral alpha-glucosidase C isoform X1: MAVRTEKFKRSEHVAFYRRSSRGPNMQHRALLDTLVLTESGARLELLEPDTQTLLLLSLSASNNGSVGIVIDELHPIKARYRVPDVIVGAAACEQLRVQQQSDDSVTLSWSSGPHALRVWRFPFRLEILWRGDVMVTFNSRGKLWFEPLQHPHRVGPQVAADQTGPPWTETFQGFVDVQANGPSSVGADFCFHGFSHVYGVPEHADDLRLRDTRHGEPYRLYNLDTFAYDLHSRLGLYGSVPLLLAHKPGRTLGVLWLNASETFLDVGYSSSEHQDEAAPPAKRRSVEPWTDVRWVSEGGVIDCRVLLGPGPHQLFSQYAHLTGYQALPPLFALGYHQCRYSYEDQADVKAVDAGFDEHDIPYDVIWLDIDHTDQKRYFTWDPALFPEPVLLQRHLEAKKRKVGFILVTGFSCCQTLNLQVLLLQLVVISDPHIKVDPEWWLYRQARDQGHFIKTRDGRIFQGSCWSGECSYLDFSRPHTRAWYSRCFGLDKYEGSTPSLFVWIDMNEPSVFDGPEQTMPKDAVHYGGWEHRELHNLYGFYQHMATTEGLITRSGGVARPFVLSRSFFAGSQRFGAIWTGDSCASWDYLKITVPMLLSLSMAGISFCGADVGGFMKDPEPELLVRWYQAAALQPFFRGHSSKCAKRREPWLFGEEVTGAIRTAIRQRYCLLPYWYTLFHHSHTSGVPPLRPLWVEFQKEQSTFAVDNQYMIGGALLACPVTDPGVQEVKVLLPGPGEVWYDVHSTKTYRGGTTVRFPVTLDTVPLFQRGGSVVCRWVGRGSCTADFQQLPLSITVALSAQGAADGEVYMDDGHSFSYRDRKAFCLRSFRMQSGRLTCCSGSDEGTFDCDTVIQSVTVLGMERSPSAVAVQVSGGKAATVDFQYTETCCMVAVTGLKLRATLDWEIQML; the protein is encoded by the exons ATGGCCGTTAG AACTGAGAAGTTCAAGAGAAGTGAACATGTTGCTTTCTACAG GCGAAGCTCCCGGGGCCCGAACATGCAGCACCGGGCCCTTTTGGACACCTTGGTGCTCACAGAGAGCGGGGCTCGGTTGGAACTGCTGGAACctgacacacag ACGCTGCTGCTTCTTTCTCTGTCGGCTTCCAACAATGGCTCCGTGGGGATCGTGATAGATGAGCTCCATCCCATCAAAGCCCGCTACAGAGTTCCAGATGTGATCGTCGGGGCAGCGGCGTGTGAACA ACTGCGTGTGCAGCAACAATCGGACGACTCCGTCACCCTTTCTTGGTCCTCGGGACCGCACGCGCTTCGTGTGTGGCGTTTCCCGTTTCGCCTGGAGATCCTGTGGCGAGGTGACGTCATGGTTACGTTCAACTCCAGAGGAAAACTGTGGTTCGAGCCTCTGCAGCATCCACACAG GGTGGGTCCCCAGGTGGCAGCAGACCAGACGGGTCCACCATGGACAGAGACCTTCCAGGGGTTTGTGGACGTCCAAGCTAATG GTCCCAGCAGCGTCGGGGCAGACTTCTGCTTTCACGGCTTCAGTCACGTGTACGGCGTCCCGGAGCACGCCGATGACCTGCGGCTCAGAGACACCAG ACACGGGGAGCCCTATCGTCTTTATAACCTGGACACCTTCGCCTATGACCTGCACAGCCGCCTGGGCCTGTACGGGTccgtgccgctgctgctggcccACAAGCCCGGCAGAACTCTGGGCGTCCTCTGGCTGAACGCCTCGGAAACCTTCCTGGATGTTGGTTACAGCTCATCTGAGCATCAG GATGAAGCTGCACCTCCAGCGAAGAGGAGGAGCGTGGAGCCTTGGACTGACGTCCGCTGGGTGTCGGAAGGTGGCGTCATCGactgcagggttctgctgggGCCCGGCCCGCACCAGCTCTTCTCCCAGTACGCTCATCTTACAG GGTACCAGGCCCTGCCCCCCCTGTTCGCGCTGGGGTACCATCAGTGCCGCTACAGCTACGAGGACCAAGCCGACGTGAAAGCCGTGGATGCTGGATTTGACGAGCACGACATCCCGTACGACGTCATCTGGCTCGACATCGACCACACGGACCAGAAGAGGTATTTCACCTGGGACCCTGCGCTTTTCCCGGAGCcggtgctgctgcagcgccACCTAGAGGCCAAGAAGAGGAAGGTCGGTTTCATCCTGGTCACTGGGTTTTCCTGCTGTCAAACACTGAACCTGCAGGTGCTTTTGCTTCAGCTGGTGGTTATTAGTGACCCTCACATCAAGGTGGACCCGGAGTGGTGGCTGTACCGGCAGGCCCGAGACCAGGGCCATTTCATCAAGACCCGGGACGGGCGGATCTTTCAGGGCTCCTGCTGGTCTG GTGAGTGCTCTTACCTGGACTTCAGCCGTCCACACACCCGTGCGTGGTACTCCAGGTGCTTTGGCCTTGATAAGTACGAG GGATCGACACCATCTTTATTCGTGTGGATCGACATGAACGAACCGTCTGTCTTTGACGGGCCCGAGCAGACCATGCCCAAAGATGCAGTGCATTATGGGGGCTGGGAACACCGGGAATTACACAACCTGTACGGTTTCTACCAG CACATGGCCACGACGGAGGGTCTGATAACGCGCTCAGGAGGCGTGGCCAGACCGTTCGTGCTCTCCCGCTCCTTCTTTGCTGGATCACAGAGATTTG GAGCGATATGGACGGGCGACAGCTGTGCCAGCTGGGATTATCTGAAGATCACCGTTCCAATGCTTTTGTCTCTAAGCATGGCGGGAATATCATTTTGTGGAG CCGACGTCGGCGGCTTCATGAAGGATCCGGAACCAGAGCTGCTGGTGCGCTGGTACCAGGCAGCCGCCCTGCAGCCTTTCTTCCGCGGTCACTCCTCAAAGTGTGCGAAGCGTCGGGAGCCGTGGCTGTTTGGGGAAGAGGTCACCGGTGCGATCCGCACCGCCATTCGGCAGAG GTACTGTTTGCTGCCGTACTGGTACACCCTGTTCCACCACTCTCACACATCAGGTGTGCCTCCACTCAG GCCTCTGTGGGTGGAGTTCCAGAAAGAACAGAGCACCTTTGCTGTGGACAACCAGTATATGATAG GTGGAGCCCTGCTGGCATGTCCTGTCACTGATCCCGGGGTTCAAGAAGTTAAAGTCCTACTTCCTGGACCAGGAGAG GTCTGGTATGATGTCCACTCCACAAAGACGTATAGAGGAGGCACAACTGTGAGGTTTCCAGTCACGCTGGACACA GTTCCCCTGTTCCAGCGCGGCGGCTCAGTGGTCTGCAGGTGGGTGGGACGTGGCTCCTGTACCGCTgacttccagcagcttcctctctCCATCACTGTGGCCCTCAGCGCTCAG GGTGCAGCCGATGGCGAGGTGTACATGGATGACGGTCACTCCTTCAGTTACCGTGACAGAAAGGCCTTCTGCCTGCGCAGCTTCAGAATGCAGTCGGGCCGCCTCACCTGCTG TTCTGGCAGTGATGAGGGAACCTTTGATTGTGACACTGTGATACAGTCGGTCACCGTCCTGGGGATGGAGCGCAGCCCATCCGCTGTGGCCGTGCAGGTGTCGG GTGGTAAAGCTGCAACTGTGGACTTTCAGTACACGGAGACGTGCTGCATGGTGGCCGTGACCGGCCTGAAGCTCAGAGCCACGCTGGACTGGGAGATACAGATGCTGTAG